The genomic window CTATGTGTTAATTAAAAACTAACTTAAATTAACGCTTAATTAACACTCAAAACCTCATTTTAAGAAAACTTTAAAATTTAGTGCTGTAGAATGGCCACAACGGTATGTCGGAAAAGGTTTAAGGCAATAGTCTTAGATGAGTTCGCGCGCTCCGATAGACTGAAAACAAGATTTCGAAATTTTAGGAGAACAAATGAAAAAAATCGCAAAATTAAGTTTAGTAGCAGCTGTTGCAGTTGCTGGGTTAACTACGGCTAATGCTCAACCATTAGAAGAAGCAATCAAAAATGTAGACGTATCTGGTTCTGTTGTTTATAGATATAATGACTATAGTAATGATACTTCGGATACTTCTTCTCAAACAAATAACTATAAAATTGGTTTAAATTTAGCTTCTAAAGTAAATGAAGATGTAAAATTAAATACAAGATTTATTGTTGGAAGAGCTGCAAATGCAGGATTTGCTCAATTAGGTAATGCATCTGGTGATGATGTTAATAAAGATACAAATGCTGATGTTTCATTATCAAATGTTTATTTTGGATACACAGGTATTCAAAACACTACTGTTAATGTTGGGAAACAAGGTTTAACAACTCCTTGGACTGTTGCTATTGACTCTGATAATAATGAGCAAAATGGTACTGGAATTTTAGCTCTTTCAACTGTTGGTCCAGTTACTTTAGCAGGTGCATACTTTAATCAAACTAATTTAGATGCTTCTACAGATGCAAAAATTAGTACTTTAAATGGAACTGGAACTCCTTCAGAACAAAATGCTGGCGGAAACTTTGCAGGTGTATTGGATGGGGATGAAGATGTTGCAACAGTAGGAGCAATCGTTGCTGCTGGACCTGTTACAATTGATGCTTGGTACTTAGATTTACAAGATACTTTTGATACATACACTGTAGGAGCAAAAGCAGATTTAGATTTAGATGGTATTAAATTAGGTGCGGATGCAAGATTTGCATCATTAACTCTTGATGATGATTTTTTTGGAATAGGAACAGATAATTCTATTGCAAAAATTGCTTTAACTGCAAAAGCAGGTATTGTTAATGCAAAAGTTGTTTATGCAACTACTGATAAAGATGGTGGGTTAACTGCATTAGATAATGATGCTGTAACTACTGTAAATGGTTGGAATACAACTGTAAATGGTAAAGCTGATGCTGATTACTGGCAAACAACTTTAGGTGTAGATATTTTATCTAACTTAAATTTATCAGCTAACTACAATAATTTACAATATGTAAATGGTGCAGATGCTGATATGACTGAAGAAGAGTTATATGCTCAATTAGTATATAAAATGAGTAAAAACTTATCTACTTATGTTAGATATGGAACTTATACTAAAGATAATGACACAACTAACACTGAAGTTAATGATGATGTTAGAGGAAGATTACAAGTTGAATATACATTCTAATATTTTTAGAGTATAAAACTTTTATTTTCAAGGCTAGAGATTTTATCTCTAGCCTTTTTTTATTTCTAAATTGTAATCATTTTTAATCTTATTCTAAATATTTAATCTTATTATGCTAAAATCTACAAAATTAAAAAAAGGATTTAATCTTGAAAAAAGCGATTCTTTCAACAATAATACTATTGGGTTCATCTTCACTTTTTGCTGATACTACAATGTGTTTTAAAGAAAATCACCAATCAATGAGTACTATTGAAAACACTGCACTTGACGGTGGTCTTTGTAATGGAAAATTTACAGTAAATGACATGAAAGCAAAAGGTTGGAATGTAGATGATATAAAAATATCACAATCACCAAATGGTATGAATTTTATATATATTCTAAAAACTGCAACAACTGAAGTTTCTTCTAATTTCACAGGAAATCAAGCTCAAATGGAAGCTAATATTTTAGCAAAACTTGAAAAGAAGAAAGTTGCTGAAGAAAAAGCAAAAGTTGAAAAAGAGTTAAAAGATGCAACAATTCTTGCACAAGAACTTTATACAACTAAATGTCAAACATGTCATGGAACAAATGGTGAAAAAAGAGCTTACAATACTTCAAGACCACTAAAAGATTTATCACTTGAAGATATGCAAGAATCAATCAAAAACTATAAAGTTGGTAATGTTAATTCAATGAATGCAAATATTATGACTCCCTATGCAAACTTTTTAGATCATAATGAGATAAAAGGTATTCATGCTTATTTAAAGTCAATAAATAACAAATAAACAAATTCTACTAATATTTTTTAATTCTGAGGTATAAACTTCAGAATTAATTATTAACTATACAACTAATCCTAAATTTATAAGTAAGTTATAAGTAATTTTCCGATAATTTTATAAAACATTAAAATAAAAAAGGATTCAAAAAATGAAAATAACAAAATTAAGTTTAGCAACTGCGATTGCGATTGGTAGTATTACATGTGCAAATGCTCAACCATTAGAAGAAGCAATAAAAAATGTTGAAGTATCAGGATCTGTAGCTTATAGATATAATGACTATGAAGAAAATAATAGCTCAGTAAAAGGTGATTCATCAACTTCAAATCTTTATAAAGCGGCTATAAATATCGGTACTAAAGTAAATGATGATGTTAAATTTAACTCAAGATTTATCGCAGGAAATAAAGCTAATGCTGGTGAAGTTTCATTAAATACTCAAGCTGATAGTGATTCTAACGTAGATATATTCTTATCAGAAGTTAATTTTTCATATACAGGTGTTCAAAATACTATA from Arcobacter venerupis includes these protein-coding regions:
- a CDS encoding major outer membrane protein — its product is MKKIAKLSLVAAVAVAGLTTANAQPLEEAIKNVDVSGSVVYRYNDYSNDTSDTSSQTNNYKIGLNLASKVNEDVKLNTRFIVGRAANAGFAQLGNASGDDVNKDTNADVSLSNVYFGYTGIQNTTVNVGKQGLTTPWTVAIDSDNNEQNGTGILALSTVGPVTLAGAYFNQTNLDASTDAKISTLNGTGTPSEQNAGGNFAGVLDGDEDVATVGAIVAAGPVTIDAWYLDLQDTFDTYTVGAKADLDLDGIKLGADARFASLTLDDDFFGIGTDNSIAKIALTAKAGIVNAKVVYATTDKDGGLTALDNDAVTTVNGWNTTVNGKADADYWQTTLGVDILSNLNLSANYNNLQYVNGADADMTEEELYAQLVYKMSKNLSTYVRYGTYTKDNDTTNTEVNDDVRGRLQVEYTF
- a CDS encoding c-type cytochrome, with amino-acid sequence MKKAILSTIILLGSSSLFADTTMCFKENHQSMSTIENTALDGGLCNGKFTVNDMKAKGWNVDDIKISQSPNGMNFIYILKTATTEVSSNFTGNQAQMEANILAKLEKKKVAEEKAKVEKELKDATILAQELYTTKCQTCHGTNGEKRAYNTSRPLKDLSLEDMQESIKNYKVGNVNSMNANIMTPYANFLDHNEIKGIHAYLKSINNK